The window CCATACGAGGCCAAGATCAGGTCTACCGTCCCGTAGTCACGCGGTGAGCTAAAGACCGGTGTCACCAGATCTGTAGCTAAGTAATTGGCTAAGATCACTTTCTTCATCAAACCCACACCGATCAGAATCAGAGCGCGCGTTGCGCGTAGCTCGGTTGGTGCGTGGTTTGACGACAACTGTGGGACAAACTCACTTGCTCTCACTATGGGGCCAGCAACTAACTGCGGGAAAAACGATTTGAAGAGCAATAAATCAAGTGGGCTGTCGATGGCACGCAGCTCGCGGCGATAGATATCAACGACGTAGCTGATGCCTTGAAATGTGTAGAAAGAGACGCCGACTGGCAACACCACCTCAAACACTTTGATGGCGCCAACCAAACCAAATTGCGCCAGGACGTCGTTCAGGGTGGCGAGAAAGAATCCTGTGTACTTGAAATACGCAAGTACGGCCAGATTAGCCGTGACAGCCGTGATCAGAATGGATTTACGAAGTCGCTCGCTAACGGTGCGGTCGATCCAGATGCCAAATATGTAATTGACGATCGTACAGTTGAACAGTAGCGCGACAAAACGAAAGTCCCACCAGCCGTAGAAGAAGAAACTGGCAAGCACCAGCACCCACTTACGCAGAGTCGGCCAAGCCGCAACGCCCCAGCTCAGTCCGAAGACTAGGGCGAAAAAGGCGGCAAACTCTACAGTAGGGAATAACATGTTAGGCCTCGGCAAGACGGTGCTTAGGCGTGGCGCTTGATAGGTAAACCTTGGATGAAATCACTTTCGGTGGTGAGTAGGCCCTGTTTTTCGCAGGCATGATGGAGGCTGCCGTCAGCGTCGCGGAGGAAGAGGCCGCAGCGGTAGAGCCCGTCTATTCCTAAATGCGTACTACAGTAGGCTAGTTCGACACGGAATCGGTGCTCCCCAATCACTAAGGTGTGGAGGCTCCCAATCCGGAGCGACTCGCGACACAGGAACCCTAAACCGCGCTTCGATACGTCCATGGGGCGCACCGGTATCACTTTTCCTACCTGATCTACAGGGTAGAGCTTCAGCGAGAAATCACTGCCGAAGCGGTCGTCCCGGCTATCGGTTCTTTTGTCGAT of the Deltaproteobacteria bacterium genome contains:
- a CDS encoding MBOAT family protein, with product MLFPTVEFAAFFALVFGLSWGVAAWPTLRKWVLVLASFFFYGWWDFRFVALLFNCTIVNYIFGIWIDRTVSERLRKSILITAVTANLAVLAYFKYTGFFLATLNDVLAQFGLVGAIKVFEVVLPVGVSFYTFQGISYVVDIYRRELRAIDSPLDLLLFKSFFPQLVAGPIVRASEFVPQLSSNHAPTELRATRALILIGVGLMKKVILANYLATDLVTPVFSSPRDYGTVDLILASYGYAIQIYCDFSAYTDMAIGFALLLGYDFPTNFNQPYRAASLQDFWRRWHISLSTFLRDYLYIPLGGSKNGKLKTYRNLMLTMVLGGLWHGAAWNFVIWGVLHGAGLAIERFTGELLRRGKKPGPVYRANPWKIIFTFHFVCLTWIFFNAESFETAIDFLRSFGNTEATAKMLTPLSLVLISVGMLTQFIPGDWLDSLELKLQRVPLPLQATGLAAVVVMVTAFSPGALAPFIYFKF